Below is a window of Halococcus salsus DNA.
ACGTGAGTGAAACCGCCGTCGTCTCGTGGCCCGCCGTGATGAGGGTGATCGCCTCGTCGCGGATCTGTTCGTCCGAGAGGGGGTCACCGTCGTCGTCGCGGGCGGCGAGCAGCATCGAGATCACGTCGTGTTCGCCGGGGTCGGCGCGCTTCTCACGGATGATCTCGTCCACCACGCCGTCGAGGGTCTCGCGGGCGCGAGCCATCTTTCGGCGGGAGGGCAGGGGAACCGCCTCCGGGAGCAGGAGGTTCGGGAGGCTCGAGGTCGCCGGCAGGAAGGCGTTGACGGCGCGTTCGATGTCGTCGACGTACCGGTCGATGTCGACGCCGAACAGCGCCTGTGAGACGATCCGGAGGGTGAGTTCCATCATGTCCTCGTGGATCGCGCGCGTCTCGCCGTCCTGCCAGTCCGCGAGCATCGTATCGGTGAACTCGGTCATCATGTCGGCGTAGACCTGGATCCGCTTCGGGTGGAAGGACGGCTGGACGAGGTGGCGGTTGCGACGCCACGCCTCGCCCTCGCTGTTGAGGATGCCGTTGCCGGTGAGCGGACCGAGCACGCGCTGGAACTGCTGGCCCTTCACGTAGTTGGTGTTGTTGTGGACCAGCACGTGCTCGATGTCGTCCGGGTGGTTGAGCTGGTAGACCGGTCCCTGTGGGCTCTCCCAGTGGACGACGTCGCCGTACTCGTTCGCCATCCGCTCCCTGAACGCCAGCCCTTCGAGGACCGACCTGGGCATCGACCCGACCACGGGAAGCCCCGACGGGCCGGGCGGGTACTCGACGTCCGCTGTATCGTTACTCATACAGATCCCCCTACACGGGCGGCAGGGTTGGGAGTTCCCCCTAGCATGATGGAACCCATTATACGATCACCGAACCGGCGCGACCCGAAGCCGAGGAGCTACCGGGGTGGGTCCCGAAGCGGTGGCATGGCCGCCGAGACCCTCCGTTCCGCGACGGTGTCGTTGACCGGGATGGCAGCGGACCCCGTCGTCGCCCGGTTCGACCGGTCGGAGACGGTGTCGATCGAATCGACCCGGTACCTCGGGCCGGTCGACGACGGGCGGTACGTCGGGCTCTCCGACCTCCGGGGCGACCTCGACGTCGCGCGGGAACTCCTCGCGGCGAGCGACCGGGTCGAACGCTACGACGTCGCCGGCACCGGCGAGCACGGCATCGTCTACGCCCACTACCGGAGCGCGGGCCTCATCGGCGACCTGCTCTCGATCCTGTATCGGAACGACATCGTGGTCGACTGGCCGATCGACCACCGACCCGCCGACGAACCGCGGACCCAGCTCACGGTGGTCGGCACCGCCATCGGCATCCGGCGGGCGGTGGCGGCACTGCCCGAGCGGGTCTCGCTGTCGGTCGAGCGGGTGGGGCAGTTCGATCCGGCTGGAGACGACGCCCTCCTCACCGAGCGCCAGGCGGCGCTGCTCGACCTGGCGGTCCGGGAGGGGTACTACGAGGTGCCGCGCGGGACGACCCACCGCGCGCTCGCCGAGCGGCTCGACCTCGCGCCGGGCACCGTGAGCGACCGGCTCCAACGGGTCGAACGCCGGGTCATGACCGCCTACGCCGCCGACGGGTTCTGAGGGAGGAGAAAGGAACCCCGGCCGGTGGATTTATTACGGGAGTCGGGGATGGGTTGTGGCGTGATACCGATACTCGACGTGTTCGGACTCCCGACGACGACCTTCGTGATGGCGGTCGCGACGGTTCTCGCGGGAAGCCTCGGCGCGATCCACTACGTGGTGGTCCACACCATCATGGGCAAGCCGTTCCCCGGCGAGGAGGCCGCCGAATAGATGGTCAATCAGGTCTACCTCGGCGCGTTCATCGTCTACCTCCTCCTCGTGCTCGGGATCGGGCTGTGGGGCTACACCAGGACGAAGACCAAGGACGACTTCTGGGTCTACGGCAGAAATCTCGGGAAGTGGCTCGCGACGTGGTCGCTGGTGGCGAACTTCTTCAGCGCCGTCGCCGCCATTGGCGTCATCGGCGAGACCTCGCAGGTGGGCTACGCGATCCTCGTCGGCGTCAACTTCGGGCTGGCGCTCGGTATTAGTGGACTGTACTTCGTCTCCCACAAGGTCAGAGCGCTCGACAAGGTCACCCTCTCGGATATCGTCGCCAACGTGACGGGCCGGGAGTACGCCCGTCCCGTGACCGGCGCGATCCTGTTCGGCAACGCCTGGGTCTACCTCATCATCCAGCTCGTCGGCGCGAGCGTGCTCGTCACCGCCATCACGGGGGTTCCCTACGAGTACATGGTCTGGGTCATCGGGATCGTCTTCATCGCCTACACGGTGCTCGGCGGGCTCGTGAGCGTGGCCTGGACCGACCTGCTCCAGGGGACGGTGATGGTGGCGCTGATGACCCTCACAGCAGCCTACCTCGTCGTCGACTTGGGTGGATTCACCGCGACGAACACCCAGTTCGCCGCCATCGACCCACAGAACGTCACCCCGCTCGGCGGCCAGTACACCCTGATCACGATCGTGAGTTCGATCCTCGGCTTCTTCGGGACGATTTTTACTGGACAGAACGTCATCATCCGGATCAACGCCACGAAGGACGTCGAGACCACGAAGTTCCACCTCGCGGCCGGCGGGGTGATCATCGGGAGCTTCCTCGTCGTCACAACAGTTTTGGGTGCTGCAACGGGTGTCACGCTCGACAACGCGGGGGTCACGGTCACCAACACCGACCGGGCGTTCCCGATACTGATCACCGAGTACATGCCGACGCTGATCGGGACGGTGGTCATCCTCGGGATCATGAGCGCCATCCTCTCGACCACCGACACCCGTCTCCACGCGCTCGGGGTGACGGTGAGCCGGGACATCTACGACTACTTCCGGCCGAACACCTCGGACGAACACCAACTCAAGGTCTCGCGGTACGCCACGGTGGTCTTCGGGCTGCTCGCGACCGCCATCAGCGCGAACCCGCCGGGAACGATCTTCGACCTCTACAGCTTCCGGGCGGTGTTGCTCACCACTGGCCTTCTTCTACCCGTCTACGTCGCGCTCTACTGGCGCGGGTTCGACGGCCGGGTCATCCTCGCCTCGATGGTGCTCGGCGGGGTGGTCGGCGTCGGCACCGCGCTCGCGGGCGGAGCCCTGTTCGGCGTGCCCGCGACGCTGCTCGGTGTCGGCGTCGGTGCGCTCGTCCTCCTGGTCGGTCGCGTAGTGCTCTATCAGGTCCCGACGTCACAGTCGACGTCCTGACGCACGCGAACGCAGCTGACCGCTCGTGATTGGCCACTCCGCCCCCGGGAGGACGCGACCGAAGGCGCGGGAAGAGCTGTCGAAGAGACTGGCGACGGTCGGCGACGCGAGAACGACGTTCGTACGCTATATTTCGATCGGAAACGAACGGGAAAACGACTAAGATTGCAGAAACGAAAACGGTAGCCGACGACCATTCATGCTACCCGCCACGCGGAGACGGACGGTCATCGAGCTGGTGTCCGAGAACGGGGGCTGTTCGGTGAACGAGCTCGCCACGGAACTCGAGGTCTCGAAGGCGACCGTTCGTCGCGACCTCGGCGCGCTCGCGGACGAGGGCCTGGTCGAACGCACCCACGGCGGCGCGGTGCCGGTGACGAGCGTGGGCCGCGAACGGAGCCACCAGCAAAAGGGGATCCGGAACCTCACCGAGAAGGCGACGATCGCCGAGCGCGCGGCCGCGGAGATGGTCGGCGAGCAGGTGGTGTTCTTCGACGCGGGGACGACCACGATGGAGGTCGCGAAGCGGCTATCGACCGACGAGGCCGCCCTGGCGGTCACGAACTCGCCGCTGGTCGCGCTCGAACTCGCCGCCGAGGACCGCGACGTGAAGCTCACCGGCGGAACGCTGCGCGGCAGAACGCGGGCCCTGGTGGGCCCGACCGCCGAGGGGTTCATGGAACGGATGCGCTTCGACCTCCTCGTGCTCGGGACGAACGCGGTCGACGCCGACGGGCTGATGACGCCGAACGAGGCGGAGGCCCGGATGAAGGAGCTCATGATCGAGCGCTCGAAGCGGGTCGTACTGGTCGCCGACCACACCAAACTCGGCGAACGCAGCGTGGTCCGGTTCGCCGACCTCGCGGCCATCGACACGTTCGTCACGGACCGACCGCCCGGCGAGACCGAACGCAAGTCGCTCGAGAACGCCGACGTCCGAATGCTGGTGGGTGAATCGTGATCCTGACGGTGACGTTGAACCCCGCCGTCGACCACACGGTTCGCCTCGACGAAGCCCTGGAAGCCGGACGCGTCCAGCGCGCGAGCGAGGCGCGGTTCGACGCCGGTGGGAAGGGGATCAACGTCGCGAAGTACCTCGACGGGCTCGGTGCCGAGACGCTGGCTACAGGAGTTTTGGGTGGCTTCCTCGGGGAGTTCGTGGCGAGGCGGCTGACGGCCGACGGGATCCCACACGATTTCGTCGAGACCGACGGCCGAACCCGGCTGAACACCACCGTCCTCACCGACACGGAGTACAAGGTCAACCACCGCGGCCCGTCGGTCGATGGGGCGGTCGTCGACAGGGTGATCGACCGGATCGAGGCGCACGACCCCGAGACGGTCGTCGTGGCGGGGAGCCTGCCCCCGAGCCTCGGGATCGAGGCCATCGACCGGATCGCGGCCTCGACGGACCGGGAGACGGTCGTCGACGTCGGCGGCGAGCAGCTCGACCGGCTCACGGGGAGCTACACGCTCTGCAAACCGAACCGGGCGGAGCTGGCGGCGGCGACGGGCGCGCCGACCGCGACCGTCGAGGAGTGCGCCCGGGCCGCGGAGACGCTTCGGGCGACCGGCTTCGAGCGGGTCGTCGCCTCGCTGGGTGCTGACGGCGCGCTCGTCGCCACGCGGTCCGGGACCGTCCACGTTCCGGCCCCCGAAACCGAGGTGGTCGATACGGTCGGGGCGGGCGACGCGCTGCTCGCGGGCGTGCTGGCGGCGCTCGCCAACGGGGAGACCGGCGAGGA
It encodes the following:
- a CDS encoding cytochrome P450; the encoded protein is MSNDTADVEYPPGPSGLPVVGSMPRSVLEGLAFRERMANEYGDVVHWESPQGPVYQLNHPDDIEHVLVHNNTNYVKGQQFQRVLGPLTGNGILNSEGEAWRRNRHLVQPSFHPKRIQVYADMMTEFTDTMLADWQDGETRAIHEDMMELTLRIVSQALFGVDIDRYVDDIERAVNAFLPATSSLPNLLLPEAVPLPSRRKMARARETLDGVVDEIIREKRADPGEHDVISMLLAARDDDGDPLSDEQIRDEAITLITAGHETTAVSLTYTTYLLAQHPEAETKLVAELDSVLDGERPTMADLPDLTYTERVVKESMRLFPPVPGIVREAEAADELGGYPVPAGAKVFMNQWVVHRDARWYDDPLAFDPDRWTRAFEKSLPHLAYFPFSAGPRRCIGDRFAMLEARLLLATVYQDYHLELASDRNLEVVPTVTSRPKEPVSMVVHERSATGSS
- a CDS encoding helix-turn-helix domain-containing protein codes for the protein MAAETLRSATVSLTGMAADPVVARFDRSETVSIESTRYLGPVDDGRYVGLSDLRGDLDVARELLAASDRVERYDVAGTGEHGIVYAHYRSAGLIGDLLSILYRNDIVVDWPIDHRPADEPRTQLTVVGTAIGIRRAVAALPERVSLSVERVGQFDPAGDDALLTERQAALLDLAVREGYYEVPRGTTHRALAERLDLAPGTVSDRLQRVERRVMTAYAADGF
- a CDS encoding sodium:solute symporter family protein — its product is MVNQVYLGAFIVYLLLVLGIGLWGYTRTKTKDDFWVYGRNLGKWLATWSLVANFFSAVAAIGVIGETSQVGYAILVGVNFGLALGISGLYFVSHKVRALDKVTLSDIVANVTGREYARPVTGAILFGNAWVYLIIQLVGASVLVTAITGVPYEYMVWVIGIVFIAYTVLGGLVSVAWTDLLQGTVMVALMTLTAAYLVVDLGGFTATNTQFAAIDPQNVTPLGGQYTLITIVSSILGFFGTIFTGQNVIIRINATKDVETTKFHLAAGGVIIGSFLVVTTVLGAATGVTLDNAGVTVTNTDRAFPILITEYMPTLIGTVVILGIMSAILSTTDTRLHALGVTVSRDIYDYFRPNTSDEHQLKVSRYATVVFGLLATAISANPPGTIFDLYSFRAVLLTTGLLLPVYVALYWRGFDGRVILASMVLGGVVGVGTALAGGALFGVPATLLGVGVGALVLLVGRVVLYQVPTSQSTS
- the glpR gene encoding HTH-type transcriptional regulator GlpR, with the protein product MLPATRRRTVIELVSENGGCSVNELATELEVSKATVRRDLGALADEGLVERTHGGAVPVTSVGRERSHQQKGIRNLTEKATIAERAAAEMVGEQVVFFDAGTTTMEVAKRLSTDEAALAVTNSPLVALELAAEDRDVKLTGGTLRGRTRALVGPTAEGFMERMRFDLLVLGTNAVDADGLMTPNEAEARMKELMIERSKRVVLVADHTKLGERSVVRFADLAAIDTFVTDRPPGETERKSLENADVRMLVGES
- the pfkB gene encoding 1-phosphofructokinase, producing the protein MILTVTLNPAVDHTVRLDEALEAGRVQRASEARFDAGGKGINVAKYLDGLGAETLATGVLGGFLGEFVARRLTADGIPHDFVETDGRTRLNTTVLTDTEYKVNHRGPSVDGAVVDRVIDRIEAHDPETVVVAGSLPPSLGIEAIDRIAASTDRETVVDVGGEQLDRLTGSYTLCKPNRAELAAATGAPTATVEECARAAETLRATGFERVVASLGADGALVATRSGTVHVPAPETEVVDTVGAGDALLAGVLAALANGETGEDALRRGVTVASRVVGVPGTTIPARSSVGDVG